A window from Kovacikia minuta CCNUW1 encodes these proteins:
- the hemC gene encoding hydroxymethylbilane synthase, translating into MTLAASPSLSQTSNRTIRIGSRKSQLALVQTYWVQEQLQKAFPTRTFEVHTMSTHGDKILDVALAKIGDKGLFTKELEVGMINREIDFAVHSLKDLPTRLPDGLMLGCVTERENPADALVVHENHRDKQLDTLPEGAVIGTSSLRRLAQLRHHYPHFTFKDVRGNLNTRLAKLDSGEYDALILAVAGLQRLGMEDRIHQVIPAEISLHAVGQGALGIECRADDVEVLSLLKALQHQPTADRCYAERAFLRELEGGCQVPIGVNTVLEGDTLTLTGVVSSLDGLRVVKDTITGPATDAERLGTELAQTLRGQGAQEILDEILATVQRS; encoded by the coding sequence ATGACCCTAGCCGCATCGCCTTCCCTTTCCCAAACCTCTAACCGCACCATTCGGATTGGTTCCCGCAAAAGTCAATTGGCGCTCGTTCAGACCTACTGGGTGCAGGAGCAATTGCAGAAGGCATTTCCAACCCGCACCTTTGAAGTCCATACCATGAGTACACATGGCGACAAGATTCTGGATGTGGCACTGGCAAAGATTGGCGACAAAGGGCTATTTACAAAGGAATTGGAAGTGGGCATGATCAATCGCGAGATTGATTTTGCGGTTCACTCCCTCAAGGATCTGCCTACCCGGTTACCCGATGGGTTGATGTTGGGCTGTGTGACGGAGCGGGAAAATCCGGCAGATGCCCTTGTTGTGCATGAAAATCATCGAGACAAACAACTGGATACCCTGCCAGAAGGAGCTGTGATTGGTACATCCTCATTGCGGCGGTTGGCACAGTTGCGGCACCATTACCCCCACTTCACCTTTAAAGATGTGCGGGGCAACCTGAACACCCGTTTGGCAAAGCTAGACAGTGGTGAATACGATGCCCTCATCCTGGCGGTAGCCGGTTTACAGCGATTGGGGATGGAAGACCGAATTCATCAGGTGATTCCAGCAGAAATTTCCCTCCATGCGGTGGGTCAAGGCGCACTGGGGATTGAATGCCGTGCCGATGATGTAGAGGTGTTGTCGCTGTTGAAAGCGTTACAGCATCAGCCGACTGCCGATCGCTGCTACGCAGAGCGGGCGTTTTTGCGCGAATTGGAAGGGGGTTGTCAGGTGCCGATCGGGGTCAACACTGTCTTGGAAGGTGATACCCTGACGCTGACTGGCGTTGTATCCAGCCTGGATGGTCTTCGAGTCGTGAAGGATACCATTACTGGCCCTGCCACCGATGCGGAACGGCTTGGTACAGAACTTGCTCAAACTCTGCGCGGGCAGGGAGCACAGGAAATCTTGGATGAAATTCTGGCAACGGTCCAGAGAAGTTGA
- the nblB gene encoding phycobilisome degradation protein NblB — MSVTPESVGELLASQDFGDRLLAVNQIRQLEPGDGFQLLQMAVEDSNPRVRYAAVSQMSVLGQQNPSQAITLLRGRLRDSEMDVQAAAADSIAALKLTDAFEDLQQLYHSTSEWLVQLSIIAALGEMGDRRGFDLLAEALNSENELLQTVAIGSLGELGDDRAVQLLMPFASSPDWQIRYRVMQALCRLDGNASRSALEVFAQDEVEQIAQEAKNYLAGTA; from the coding sequence ATGAGCGTTACTCCTGAATCGGTTGGCGAATTACTGGCTTCACAAGATTTTGGCGATCGCCTGCTGGCAGTTAACCAAATTCGGCAACTGGAACCTGGGGATGGTTTTCAGTTGCTGCAAATGGCGGTTGAGGACAGCAATCCCCGAGTTCGTTATGCAGCAGTAAGCCAGATGTCTGTGTTGGGGCAGCAAAACCCATCTCAAGCAATCACACTCCTAAGGGGACGGTTACGCGATTCTGAAATGGATGTGCAAGCCGCCGCCGCAGACTCGATTGCTGCCCTGAAGCTGACGGATGCGTTTGAGGATTTGCAACAGCTTTACCACAGCACCTCGGAGTGGTTGGTTCAACTCAGCATTATTGCAGCGCTGGGCGAAATGGGGGACAGGAGAGGATTTGACCTGCTGGCAGAGGCATTGAACTCAGAAAATGAGTTGTTACAAACGGTGGCGATCGGGTCCTTAGGAGAACTGGGGGACGATCGGGCGGTTCAGCTCCTCATGCCCTTTGCCAGTAGCCCCGATTGGCAAATTCGGTACCGGGTTATGCAGGCACTCTGTCGATTAGACGGAAATGCCAGCCGCTCTGCTTTGGAAGTCTTTGCTCAAGACGAGGTGGAGCAAATTGCTCAAGAAGCTAAAAATTATCTGGCAGGCACAGCTTAA
- a CDS encoding CBS domain-containing protein, with amino-acid sequence MPKTVADVMSRDPITVQSDTPLTEVIRILAERRISGLPVVEQTGKLVGVVSETDLMWRESGVTPPPYIMLLDSVIYLENPVRYERELHKALGQTAGEVMTRNPVIIHPDKSLREAAQLMHEHSVQRLPVLDSKEHVVGILTRGDIVRAMAAEQG; translated from the coding sequence ATGCCTAAAACGGTTGCTGATGTGATGAGCCGTGATCCGATTACGGTGCAGTCAGATACTCCCCTGACGGAGGTGATTCGAATTCTGGCTGAGCGGCGAATTAGTGGCTTGCCTGTGGTTGAGCAAACGGGCAAGTTAGTTGGGGTGGTTTCTGAAACAGATCTGATGTGGCGAGAGTCGGGAGTGACACCGCCGCCTTACATCATGTTGCTGGATAGTGTGATCTATTTGGAAAATCCTGTTCGTTACGAGCGAGAGTTGCACAAAGCGCTAGGGCAAACCGCTGGAGAGGTGATGACTCGAAATCCGGTCATCATTCATCCTGATAAATCCCTGCGGGAAGCAGCCCAACTGATGCATGAACATAGTGTTCAACGCCTCCCGGTGCTGGACAGCAAAGAACACGTGGTTGGGATTCTGACGCGCGGTGATATCGTGCGGGCAATGGCTGCGGAGCAAGGATAG
- a CDS encoding S-layer homology domain-containing protein, whose amino-acid sequence MVSIHRSPISLCLLTCLLLPLAGCANSSWGEGLQKSLQADDPNKLKTTVLPSPTTTAAPDQISPQTAQLPGDFPDAIPRYPNAVLQEVVPSTTPLPGTPANSQDVATRWVSQDSSDRILSFYRQQFQTEGWQILENPDTPTRSTPLTAQQGDLRVAIALQSAADSPASTAAQPGSAEQGTPFEIRYTRSNQNRQTAAPSASPSPAKGGLTQISPFSSSTVIGASGTTDPSQNQLASGPTTFSDLDKTPKELRQYVQDLARLGVLTPAPVKAKGKQTQSSSLFAPNKIITRREYARWLVSANNLLYADKPTRQVRLAVESSQPVFRDVARSDPDFAAIQGLAEAGVIPSPLSGDITTVKFRPNAPLRREDLLLWKVPMDTRQSLPTATIEGVKQTWGFQDVAKIDPKALRAVLQDYQNGDLSNIRRAFGYTILFQPKKPVTRAEAAATLWYFGFQGEGQSAQEEGKGEG is encoded by the coding sequence GTGGTTTCTATTCATCGATCGCCCATCTCCCTTTGCTTACTCACCTGCCTTTTGCTACCTCTGGCAGGATGTGCCAATAGTTCCTGGGGAGAAGGTCTGCAAAAGTCACTCCAAGCAGATGATCCAAATAAATTAAAGACAACAGTTTTACCCAGCCCCACGACAACAGCGGCTCCCGACCAAATTTCCCCACAGACGGCTCAGCTTCCGGGGGATTTTCCTGACGCAATTCCCCGCTACCCCAATGCTGTGTTGCAAGAGGTGGTTCCTAGCACTACGCCACTTCCAGGGACACCCGCCAACTCGCAAGATGTGGCAACACGATGGGTCAGTCAGGATAGTAGCGATCGCATCCTCTCCTTTTACCGCCAACAGTTTCAGACGGAGGGCTGGCAGATCCTTGAAAATCCCGATACCCCTACCCGGTCTACTCCCCTGACTGCCCAACAGGGGGACTTAAGGGTGGCGATCGCGCTCCAATCGGCTGCCGATTCCCCTGCTTCCACGGCGGCGCAGCCAGGCTCTGCGGAGCAAGGAACACCGTTTGAAATCCGTTACACCAGAAGTAACCAAAACAGACAGACTGCGGCTCCCTCCGCCTCCCCCTCCCCTGCAAAGGGTGGGTTGACGCAAATTTCCCCTTTCTCCAGTAGCACTGTTATCGGCGCATCGGGTACGACCGATCCTTCCCAAAACCAACTTGCATCAGGACCAACCACATTCTCCGATCTGGACAAAACTCCTAAGGAACTGCGCCAGTACGTGCAAGATTTAGCAAGGTTGGGGGTTCTGACCCCTGCCCCGGTAAAAGCGAAAGGCAAACAGACTCAGAGCAGTTCCCTATTTGCACCTAATAAAATAATTACCCGGCGCGAGTATGCCCGCTGGCTGGTTAGCGCCAACAACCTTTTGTATGCCGATAAACCGACCCGGCAGGTTCGTCTAGCGGTGGAATCGAGTCAGCCCGTCTTCCGGGACGTAGCCCGGTCTGACCCCGACTTTGCTGCCATTCAAGGACTGGCAGAAGCGGGTGTTATTCCCAGTCCGCTGTCTGGGGATATCACAACGGTAAAATTCCGTCCCAATGCTCCGCTTCGACGTGAAGATTTGCTGCTCTGGAAAGTTCCTATGGATACCCGTCAGAGCCTACCAACCGCCACGATCGAGGGTGTCAAACAAACCTGGGGATTCCAGGATGTTGCCAAAATTGACCCCAAAGCCCTGCGGGCAGTTCTGCAAGACTACCAAAACGGCGATCTATCCAACATTCGTCGTGCCTTTGGTTACACCATCCTGTTCCAACCCAAGAAACCCGTGACCCGCGCCGAAGCCGCCGCAACCCTCTGGTACTTCGGATTTCAAGGAGAAGGACAATCGGCTCAGGAAGAGGGGAAGGGGGAAGGATGA
- a CDS encoding DUF433 domain-containing protein has translation MTLALTPIKQYVEQRDNGYWIEGTRISLDSVVYSFLNGESPESIAQNFPLLSLEQIYGAITFYLANRELVDAYLEAGEAEFQHLQQSCQEKSPLLYQKLKAAQSRKHSAA, from the coding sequence ATGACATTAGCACTCACACCAATAAAGCAATATGTTGAACAGCGAGACAATGGATATTGGATCGAAGGAACACGCATCTCCCTCGATTCGGTCGTTTATTCCTTCTTGAATGGCGAGTCTCCTGAAAGCATTGCTCAAAACTTCCCGCTGCTATCACTGGAACAGATCTATGGCGCAATCACGTTCTATCTTGCCAATCGAGAACTTGTGGATGCCTATTTGGAGGCGGGAGAAGCTGAGTTTCAGCATCTACAACAGTCTTGTCAGGAAAAGAGTCCCTTGCTGTACCAAAAATTGAAGGCGGCTCAAAGCCGGAAACATAGTGCAGCATGA
- a CDS encoding DUF5615 family PIN-like protein, with translation MTEIRFQADADLRQAIVTGVLRRQPKLDFRSANEAEFEGVKDPEVLAIAAQDGRVLVTHDRKTMPTEFGQFITSQTSSGVLILSQNLPIGEAIDAIILVWEASVAEEWINQIMTFPL, from the coding sequence ATGACGGAAATTCGATTTCAAGCTGATGCTGATCTCAGGCAAGCAATTGTGACTGGTGTGCTCCGTAGACAACCAAAGCTAGATTTTCGCTCAGCCAATGAAGCAGAGTTTGAGGGAGTCAAAGATCCAGAAGTTCTAGCCATTGCAGCACAGGACGGCAGGGTACTGGTCACGCATGATCGCAAAACCATGCCGACTGAGTTCGGTCAATTCATCACCTCGCAAACAAGTTCTGGTGTTCTAATTCTCTCGCAGAACCTTCCGATTGGTGAAGCGATAGATGCAATCATTTTGGTTTGGGAAGCGTCTGTTGCTGAGGAATGGATCAATCAGATTATGACATTTCCACTTTGA
- a CDS encoding CO2 hydration protein, whose amino-acid sequence MLPDTPENLMQIIGLYKAYAVPMDFYWRDLLYIAEQVFLAPFPFFKYFISKEYLERHNHYAGDDADLRIWRGEAGAHPELLEFIEKGELKAKLPRIFHHWWHDRINMEFAEECMRSMLWHRGMYVPTNQFDPYLDSEEYKANADRAIRAYFQGNPAMLGLYKLFPEMFLEQCRQSSYYANLGLFWEVMAPVFFEMSDLYDEGKIASVPDAMNFLVNGIFAIAGRPIYHHVYIRGECYEIIPKSKGFTWLYEAALPYVEAVFYRTSPFRGTKSYNAQARQIPADQKDFHYGVLYADKFPVGTAGIPPTLLAQDMLHFLPPYLVDYYKQHCRGEDDMLIQLAVSFQRSMYCVTSAVIQALRAALLYDLDDPNPKHLMANRKFFESQMDRFLRPEARIRDIQTQDYR is encoded by the coding sequence ATGCTTCCTGACACACCAGAGAACTTGATGCAAATCATTGGTTTGTACAAAGCGTATGCAGTGCCAATGGATTTTTACTGGCGGGATTTGCTTTATATTGCAGAGCAGGTTTTTTTGGCTCCCTTTCCGTTTTTCAAATACTTCATTTCTAAGGAATACCTGGAACGACATAACCACTATGCTGGCGATGATGCCGATCTCCGCATCTGGCGGGGGGAAGCAGGTGCCCATCCGGAATTGTTGGAATTTATTGAAAAGGGCGAACTAAAGGCAAAATTGCCCCGCATTTTCCATCACTGGTGGCACGATCGCATCAATATGGAATTTGCCGAAGAATGTATGCGATCGATGCTCTGGCATCGGGGCATGTATGTGCCGACCAATCAATTTGATCCGTATCTGGACAGTGAGGAGTATAAGGCAAATGCCGATCGGGCAATTCGTGCCTACTTCCAGGGCAATCCGGCGATGCTGGGACTATACAAACTCTTCCCAGAGATGTTTTTGGAGCAATGCCGTCAGTCATCCTACTACGCCAACCTGGGATTGTTCTGGGAAGTGATGGCTCCCGTGTTTTTTGAAATGTCTGACCTTTACGATGAGGGCAAAATTGCCAGCGTCCCCGATGCAATGAATTTCCTGGTGAATGGAATTTTTGCGATCGCCGGACGCCCCATCTACCACCACGTCTATATTCGGGGGGAATGCTACGAAATTATTCCCAAGTCTAAAGGCTTTACCTGGCTCTACGAAGCAGCGCTACCCTATGTAGAAGCCGTGTTCTACCGCACCTCTCCCTTCCGGGGCACCAAATCCTACAATGCTCAGGCAAGGCAGATTCCCGCCGATCAAAAGGACTTTCACTATGGGGTTCTGTATGCGGATAAGTTCCCCGTTGGTACGGCAGGCATTCCACCAACCTTGCTGGCACAGGATATGCTCCACTTTTTGCCCCCGTATTTGGTCGATTACTACAAACAACACTGTCGCGGCGAGGATGACATGCTGATCCAGCTTGCGGTCAGTTTCCAGCGATCGATGTACTGCGTCACGTCTGCGGTGATTCAAGCACTCCGAGCCGCATTACTCTACGACCTGGATGATCCAAATCCAAAGCATTTGATGGCAAACCGCAAGTTCTTTGAATCCCAAATGGATCGCTTTTTGCGTCCAGAGGCAAGAATCCGCGATATTCAAACTCAGGACTATCGGTAG
- a CDS encoding NADH-quinone oxidoreductase subunit M, producing MLSTLIWLPVLGAAIIGFFPGSLSAKNARSVAIAIATFLLLWTLYLLTQFDPSASGMQMQEYLPWIQTLGLSYSLGVDGLSLPLIGLTNLLTLLVLFSSDLPGPKAQPLNRPRLFYSLVLLITTGMAGALLAQNLLLFFLFYELELIPFYLLIVIWGGEKREYAGMKFLIYTAVSGILILAAFLALNWLTGASNFDYATIETEGLSQRTQLILLTLMLVGFGIKIPLVPLHTWLPDAYVEASTSTAILLGGVLAKLGTYGLVRFCLGLFPETWSLVTPGLSIIAAVCVMYGAMAAIAQKDIKRMVAYSSIGHMGYVLLGTAALTPLAMVGVVAQMVSHGLILALLFYLVGVVETKVGTRELDVLNGLLNPIRGLPMTSALLILAGMASAGIPGMIGFVAEFLVFQGSFSAFPLPTLLCVVGTGLTAVYFVILLNRTCFGKLDTKTAYYPRVTWLEQLPALTLTGLIIWMGIQPGLLVRWSETTTAALVNATPVHATRQISLDSPSIASHSLNSTSRSQESGVRSQESGVRS from the coding sequence ATGCTCAGTACACTCATCTGGCTTCCCGTTTTGGGCGCTGCGATTATCGGATTTTTCCCCGGCAGCCTTTCTGCCAAAAATGCCCGCTCAGTAGCCATTGCGATCGCCACTTTTCTGCTGCTGTGGACCCTGTACCTGTTGACCCAATTTGACCCCAGCGCATCAGGGATGCAAATGCAGGAATATCTTCCCTGGATTCAAACCCTGGGACTCAGCTATAGCCTGGGTGTGGATGGTTTATCCCTGCCACTGATTGGCTTGACCAATTTGTTGACGCTTCTGGTTCTTTTTAGCAGTGATCTGCCAGGTCCAAAGGCACAGCCACTCAACCGCCCTCGCCTGTTCTACTCCCTGGTATTGCTGATTACCACGGGTATGGCAGGTGCATTACTGGCACAAAATCTGCTGTTGTTTTTCCTGTTTTATGAATTGGAATTAATCCCTTTCTACCTGCTGATTGTGATTTGGGGCGGGGAGAAACGGGAATATGCTGGGATGAAATTTCTGATTTACACTGCGGTTTCTGGGATTTTGATTCTCGCCGCATTTCTGGCACTGAATTGGCTCACAGGTGCCTCTAATTTTGATTACGCGACGATCGAGACCGAGGGTCTATCACAACGTACCCAATTAATTCTGTTGACCCTGATGCTGGTTGGGTTTGGGATTAAGATTCCCCTTGTTCCCCTCCATACCTGGTTGCCCGATGCCTATGTGGAAGCGTCTACCTCAACCGCAATTTTGCTGGGGGGGGTGCTGGCAAAGTTGGGAACCTATGGTCTGGTGCGCTTTTGCCTGGGGTTGTTTCCCGAAACCTGGTCCCTGGTCACACCCGGACTTTCAATTATTGCCGCAGTCTGTGTGATGTATGGGGCAATGGCAGCGATCGCCCAAAAAGACATTAAACGCATGGTGGCATACAGTTCTATTGGTCACATGGGTTATGTGTTGCTAGGAACGGCTGCCCTGACGCCGCTGGCAATGGTGGGAGTAGTCGCCCAAATGGTCAGTCATGGATTGATTCTGGCATTGCTGTTTTACCTGGTGGGTGTGGTAGAAACCAAAGTGGGTACCCGTGAACTGGATGTCCTCAATGGTTTGCTCAATCCCATTCGGGGGCTACCGATGACGAGTGCCTTGTTGATTCTGGCAGGCATGGCAAGTGCCGGGATTCCTGGGATGATTGGCTTTGTTGCAGAATTTCTGGTGTTTCAAGGAAGTTTTTCAGCCTTCCCGCTGCCCACCCTCCTCTGCGTCGTTGGTACGGGGCTAACCGCGGTTTATTTTGTGATTCTGCTCAACCGTACCTGCTTTGGCAAACTCGACACTAAAACAGCCTATTACCCCAGAGTCACCTGGCTGGAACAACTCCCTGCCCTCACCCTCACCGGTTTGATTATCTGGATGGGAATTCAGCCCGGATTGCTGGTACGTTGGAGCGAAACGACCACAGCCGCACTGGTCAATGCCACCCCTGTCCACGCCACGCGACAGATTTCCCTAGATAGCCCATCCATTGCAAGTCATTCATTAAATTCAACGAGTCGGAGTCAGGAGTCAGGAGTCAGGAGTCAGGAGTCAGGAGTCAGGAGTTAG
- a CDS encoding NAD(P)H-quinone oxidoreductase subunit F has product MAELLLQSIWLVPCYSLLGAMLSVIWFPSITRRTGPRPAGYVNAIMTFLSFVHAAIALQATWNQPAYEISFSWLQVAGLNFTIPLEISSLTVSVIVLVTGLNLLAQVFAIGYMEMDWGWGRLYSTMAVFEAGMTALALCNSLFFSYVILEILTLGTYLIIGIWFNQSLVVTGARDAFLTKRIGDLFLLMGVIALLPLAGTWNFTELAEWAKTAQVDQRVITLVGLALIAGPMGKCAQFPLHLWLDEAMEGPVPATILRNSVVVATGAWVLVRLEPILALSPIVQSAMIFIGAVTAVGGSLIALAQIDIKRALSYLVSAYMGIVFVAVGTQQTEAALLIVLTHAVSMALLVMSTGAVVWNSITQDLTQLGGLWSRRPISGLALIVGTLGLVAFPPLGSFWSLLKLMDGLAESQHPWLVGVVLMVNALTAFGLTRVFSLTFGGKPKQMTERSPEVHWPMILPMTVLLGFTLHLPLVLQSLSLLPNWAELNKDMALLLIWSSIFGCSLGAIVYLSNAVKKPIQFPWKAMQDLISYDFYTPKLYRNSIVFGVDLISRITSWFDKYLIDGTVNLFGLVTLFSGQSLRYSTSGQSQFYALTILLGISLFGLFLCLPFLSHLALVFSANLFNPTQVVG; this is encoded by the coding sequence ATGGCGGAACTGCTCCTCCAGAGTATCTGGTTAGTCCCTTGTTACTCCCTTCTCGGGGCCATGCTGTCGGTCATTTGGTTTCCCTCCATTACCCGACGCACCGGACCCCGCCCAGCGGGTTATGTGAATGCGATCATGACTTTTCTTTCATTCGTCCATGCCGCGATCGCACTTCAGGCAACCTGGAACCAACCTGCCTATGAAATTTCATTTTCCTGGCTCCAGGTTGCTGGATTAAATTTCACCATTCCATTGGAAATTTCTTCGCTAACGGTCAGTGTGATTGTGCTGGTCACAGGGCTGAATCTACTGGCACAGGTGTTTGCGATCGGCTATATGGAAATGGATTGGGGTTGGGGACGGCTCTACTCCACGATGGCCGTATTTGAAGCAGGCATGACCGCTCTTGCCCTCTGCAATTCATTGTTCTTTAGCTACGTCATTCTGGAAATTCTGACCCTGGGTACTTATCTGATCATTGGCATCTGGTTTAACCAATCTCTGGTCGTAACGGGGGCCCGCGATGCGTTTCTAACCAAACGGATTGGTGACCTGTTTCTGCTCATGGGTGTGATTGCCCTGTTACCGCTGGCAGGCACCTGGAACTTTACGGAGCTGGCAGAGTGGGCAAAAACCGCCCAGGTTGACCAAAGGGTCATCACACTGGTGGGTCTGGCGTTAATTGCAGGTCCGATGGGTAAGTGCGCCCAGTTTCCGCTGCATCTCTGGCTGGATGAAGCGATGGAAGGTCCCGTTCCGGCTACGATTTTGCGTAACTCGGTGGTGGTTGCAACCGGAGCCTGGGTGCTGGTGAGACTGGAACCAATTTTGGCGCTCTCGCCGATCGTTCAGTCTGCCATGATTTTTATCGGTGCGGTCACCGCTGTTGGAGGTTCGCTCATCGCCCTTGCCCAAATTGACATCAAGCGTGCCCTTTCTTACCTGGTGAGTGCCTATATGGGAATTGTGTTTGTTGCGGTAGGTACCCAGCAGACCGAGGCAGCACTATTAATTGTGTTGACCCATGCAGTTTCGATGGCGCTACTGGTGATGAGTACGGGGGCTGTCGTCTGGAATAGTATTACTCAAGATTTGACCCAACTGGGTGGGCTGTGGTCTCGTCGCCCAATTTCTGGATTGGCATTGATTGTTGGCACCCTGGGTTTGGTTGCATTTCCTCCCCTGGGTAGTTTTTGGTCCCTATTAAAGCTGATGGATGGTTTGGCAGAATCCCAGCATCCCTGGCTGGTGGGGGTGGTGCTGATGGTTAACGCGCTAACCGCATTTGGGTTGACACGGGTATTTAGCCTCACCTTTGGAGGTAAACCCAAGCAAATGACGGAGCGATCGCCCGAAGTCCACTGGCCTATGATCCTGCCGATGACCGTGCTGCTGGGGTTCACTTTGCACCTGCCACTGGTGCTGCAATCTCTCTCGCTGCTACCCAATTGGGCAGAGCTAAACAAAGATATGGCGTTGTTACTGATTTGGTCCAGTATTTTTGGGTGCAGTTTGGGCGCGATCGTCTACCTCAGCAATGCGGTGAAAAAGCCTATCCAGTTTCCCTGGAAAGCAATGCAAGACCTCATTTCCTACGACTTTTACACACCCAAACTTTACCGTAACAGCATCGTGTTTGGTGTCGATCTGATTTCTCGCATCACCTCCTGGTTCGACAAGTATCTGATCGATGGCACCGTCAACCTGTTTGGGTTGGTCACTCTCTTCAGTGGCCAGAGCCTCAGATACAGCACCTCCGGTCAATCCCAGTTTTATGCACTGACAATTCTGCTCGGTATTTCTCTGTTCGGGCTTTTTCTCTGCCTCCCGTTCCTTTCCCACCTGGCATTAGTTTTTAGTGCGAATTTGTTCAACCCGACGCAGGTTGTTGGATAG
- the proS gene encoding proline--tRNA ligase, translated as MRLSQMLFVTLREDPAEAEIPSHKLLLRAGYIRRIAPGGFAYLPFMWRVLQKVSQIVREEMNAAGAQELLLPQLQPAELWKESGRWDTYTKAEGIMFSLIDRQDREMGLGPTHEEVITTIARDMIRSYRQLPLNLYQIQTKFRDEIRPRFGLMRGREFIMKDAYSFDADEAGLKQTYQKMHQAYTNILQRSGLKFRAVDADSGAIGGSGSQEFMVLAEAGEDEILYTDDGKYAANVEKAISSPPAAEASPFKKYEKRETPGTDTIEKMCAFLKCSPTAVVKNVLYQAVYDNGRVVLVLVSIRGDQDVNEVKLQNELTKLADQYGGNTVIALTVPDEAAQQKWAAKPLPLGYMAPDLADDYIKPAKPQPVGYKAAETIAPKFLRLVDQTAVDLKNFATGADEAGYHVVGANWGAEFQLPKLVVDVRKAKAGDRALHDSTQTLKTARGIEIGHIFQLGTKYSKAMGATYTNEQGEEIPLVMGCYGVGVSRLAQAAVEQSYDKDGIIWPVAIAPYQAIVVIPDIAKPDQVEAGEKLYTELNQAGIETLLDDRNERAGVKFKDADLIGIPYRIVTGKALKDGKVEVVKRATKGSQEIPLEKVVPTLKEWVKEG; from the coding sequence ATGCGACTGTCTCAAATGCTGTTTGTGACCCTGCGGGAAGATCCAGCAGAAGCGGAAATTCCCAGCCACAAATTACTGCTGCGGGCAGGATATATTCGGCGCATTGCCCCCGGTGGGTTTGCCTATTTACCATTCATGTGGCGTGTGCTGCAAAAGGTATCTCAAATTGTACGCGAGGAAATGAACGCGGCAGGAGCGCAGGAATTGCTGCTGCCCCAACTCCAGCCCGCAGAGCTGTGGAAAGAATCGGGACGCTGGGATACCTACACGAAAGCGGAAGGCATCATGTTCTCGCTGATTGATCGCCAGGATCGAGAGATGGGGTTGGGACCGACCCATGAGGAAGTGATCACCACCATTGCCCGCGACATGATCCGCTCCTACCGTCAGCTTCCCCTGAACCTGTACCAGATCCAGACCAAGTTCCGGGACGAGATCCGTCCCCGGTTTGGCTTGATGCGGGGACGCGAATTCATTATGAAGGATGCCTACTCCTTTGATGCCGATGAGGCTGGGCTGAAGCAAACGTATCAAAAAATGCATCAGGCTTATACCAACATCTTGCAGCGCTCCGGGTTGAAGTTTCGGGCTGTCGATGCGGATTCAGGGGCGATCGGGGGTTCGGGTTCGCAGGAGTTCATGGTGCTGGCAGAAGCCGGTGAAGATGAAATTCTTTACACCGACGATGGCAAATATGCCGCCAATGTGGAAAAAGCGATTTCCTCACCGCCCGCTGCCGAAGCGTCACCCTTTAAAAAGTATGAGAAGCGGGAAACACCGGGAACGGACACGATCGAAAAAATGTGTGCCTTTCTCAAATGCTCTCCCACGGCTGTGGTCAAGAATGTCCTCTACCAGGCGGTATATGACAATGGCAGGGTTGTGCTGGTATTGGTCAGCATCCGGGGCGACCAGGATGTGAACGAGGTCAAGCTGCAAAATGAGTTGACCAAACTAGCCGATCAGTATGGTGGCAACACCGTGATTGCCCTGACTGTACCCGATGAGGCAGCTCAGCAAAAATGGGCAGCCAAACCCCTTCCCCTCGGTTACATGGCACCCGATCTGGCGGATGATTACATCAAACCAGCAAAGCCCCAACCTGTAGGCTACAAAGCTGCGGAGACGATCGCCCCCAAGTTTCTCCGCCTGGTTGATCAGACGGCGGTAGACCTGAAGAACTTTGCTACGGGAGCCGATGAAGCAGGCTACCATGTCGTAGGGGCAAACTGGGGGGCAGAATTTCAGTTGCCAAAGTTAGTTGTGGATGTGCGCAAGGCAAAGGCGGGCGATCGCGCTCTACATGACTCCACCCAAACCCTAAAAACCGCCAGAGGCATCGAAATTGGGCATATTTTCCAGCTTGGCACCAAGTATTCCAAGGCAATGGGAGCCACCTACACCAACGAACAGGGTGAGGAAATCCCGCTGGTCATGGGCTGCTACGGTGTCGGTGTTTCCCGCCTGGCACAGGCAGCGGTAGAGCAATCCTACGACAAAGACGGCATCATCTGGCCTGTTGCGATCGCCCCCTACCAGGCGATCGTCGTTATTCCCGACATCGCCAAACCTGACCAGGTAGAAGCCGGAGAAAAACTCTATACAGAACTAAATCAGGCAGGCATTGAAACCCTGCTGGACGATCGCAACGAACGGGCAGGCGTCAAGTTCAAAGACGCCGATTTAATTGGCATTCCCTACCGCATCGTGACCGGAAAAGCCCTCAAGGATGGCAAGGTAGAAGTCGTGAAACGAGCCACCAAAGGATCTCAGGAGATTCCATTAGAAAAAGTTGTGCCTACCTTGAAGGAGTGGGTAAAGGAAGGATAA